Within the Nocardioides humi genome, the region TCGAGTGCCCGATGGGCGAGGGCATCCAGACGATGTCCTCCGCCGTCAGGCCCAGCGCCTCGCCCGCAGCACGGACGCCGAACTCGGTCGTGCTCTCCGTGTGCATGATGGCCTTCGGGGTCGACTCCGTGCCCGAGGTGAACATCAGCTCGGAGACGGCCTCCGGATCCAGGCCGGAGGGGTACGGCGCCGCGGCGTGCCCCTCGAGCAGCCCGTCGAGCGCCGCCGGCTGCTCGACCGGGTCCGGCACGACGAGGTGGGTGCGGAGCGCGGGCAGCTCGTCGACGAGCTCGGCGGCCAGTGCCGCGTGGTCGAACCTGCGGTAGACGGCGGGCGTCACCAGGAGCTTCGACCCCGCGGCCGAGAGCATGTGGCGCATCTCCTTGCCGCGGTAGATCGGCAGCATGGTGTTGAGGACCGCGCCCCGGGCGAGCACCGCCAGGTCGACGACGACCGTCTCGTACCAGTTGGGCAGCTGGACCGCCACGACGTCGCCCGGCTCGACGCCGGCCTCGGTCAGCACCCGGACCATGCGGCAGACGTCGGCGTAGAGCTCCGCGTAGGTCCGCCGCCGGGTGCCGGCGAGGTCGACCACGGCGGTCTTCTCCGGCCGTGCGGCGGCGTGCTGGGCCAGGCGGTCGGCCAGGGTGTCGGAGTTCCAGTGCCCCCGCGACCGGTACAGCTCGCGCCTCTCGGCCGGCGTCACCACATCGCGCAGGAGCCGGACCGCCGACTGGGAGCTGGTTGCCATCCCGCCACACCTCCCTCCGATGCTGGAGCCGATCCAGATCGGAGTCTAGTAGAAGATTCTCGAATGGAATACGATGTGATCGTACGGCAATCGAAACACGCTGCGCAACACCCGCTCGCTGCCCCCGGCCCCGAGAAGGACGCCCATGACATCCTCCGACACCGCACCGCACGCCCACCCCGCACCCGCGCACGACCTCACCGGCCGAAGCGTCGTGGTCACCGGCGGCAACGGCGGGATCGGGCTCGGCCTGGCCCACGGCGTGGCCCGCGCCGGCGCGCGCGTGGCGATCTGGGGCCGCAACGCGGCCAAGAACGAGACCGCCCTCGCCGAGCTCCGGGAGGCCGGCCTCGACGCCACCGCCCTGGTGGTCGACATCCAGGACGAGGAGCAGGTGTGCTCCGCCTTCGCCGACACCGTGTCCGCGCTCGGCCGGGTGGACGCCTTCTTCGCCAACGCCGGCGTGCCCGGCGACGCGGTCTCCTTCGTGGACATGACCGTCGAGCAGTGGCGCAGCGTCGTCTCGATCAACCTCGACGGCACCTTCCTGTGCCTGCGCGAGGCCGCGCGCCACATGGTCGCCAACGGCGGCGGCGCGCTGGTCCCGGTGTCCTCGATCATGAACTTCTACGGCGGCGCGCGCAAGGAGCACTACGCCGCGAGCAAGGCGGGCATCGAGGCGCTGTCGCGGGCGCTCGCCGTCGAGCTCGCCCCCCAGGGGTCCGGGTGAACACGCTCGTCCCGGGCTGGACCGAGACCGACCTGGTCGCGCCCGGGGCGGGGTTCATCGACGCCAAGAACTACGACAAGGTCCGCGAGTACACCCGCCGCCGCACACCCGTCCAGCGCTGGGGCACCCGCGAGGACATGGCCGCTGTCGCCGCGTTCCTGGCGGATCCGTCGCTGACGTTCCACACTGGCGACACGCTGGTCGTGGACGGCGCGTACACGAGGTTCTGATCGCCGTGACGATTCATGAAATCGATTCGTATTTAGGGCTTCACGAGGTCTCGTATTTGGAATACGATGCAAATCGGCCCTCATTCGCGGCCCGATCTCAAGGAGCGCCCTCATGAAGTCACATCTGCTCACCTTCGGCGACCACCTGCCGGACCCCGTGACGGGTACGTCGACCACGGTCGCCGAACGTCACGCCGCCATCATCGAGTCGGCCGTCGCGGCCGAGGCGGCCGGGTTCGACGGGTTCAACGTCGGCGAGCACCACGCCGGCCCGTTCGTCAGCGTGAGCCCGCCCGTCCTCCTCGCCGCGGTCGCCGCACGGACGTCGACGCTGCGGCTGGGGACCGGGGTGACCCTGCTCGCCAACAGCGACCCGCTCCGCGTCGCCGAGGACTTCGCCGTCCTCGACCTGGTCTCCGGCGGGCGCGCGGAGATGTGCGTCGGCCGGGGCAACCTGTTCGCCAAGACCTACGAGATCTTCGGCCAGTCCCTGGACGACTCCCGCCAGCTCTTCGAGGAGAACGTCGAGCTGCTCCTCCGGCTCTGGACCGAGGAGTCGGTGACCTGGAGCGGGCTCTCCCGTCCTCCCCTGCGCGACGTGACGCTCCAGCCGAGGCCGATCCAGGTCCCCCACCCGCCGCTCGCGATCGGCGGGGCGGGTCCGCAGAGACCGCGCACCTGGCCGCCCGGCTGGGCCTGCCGCTCGTCCTGCCCAGCGGCTTCAGCGCGCCGGACAGGTTCGTGCCGGTCGTCGAGACCTACAAGGAGGCGTTCCGCAGCGTCGAGGGCAGCCAGCCCCGGATCGGCGCGTGCTGGCACGTCAACGTGGCGCCGACCAGTCAGCAGGCCCGCGAGCGCTGGAGGCCGCGGTTCACCGCCTACCACGACTGGTTCGGCTCGCTGGTGCAGAGCCAGACCCCGGGCTTCACCTCCGCGCCGCTCGACTTCGAGTGGACGATCACCCACGGGTCCGCCGTCGCGGGCTCCCCCGCCGAGGTCACCGAGCGGCTGCTCTACCTGTCCGAGACGCTCGACATCGACACCAACCTCATCTACGTCGACTCGGGCGGCGCGCCGCTCCCCGAGGTCCTCGACATGATCGACCTCCTCGGCCACGAGGTCCTGCCCAAGCTGGCCTGACGGCCCTCCGCCCCGCAGTACCGACCCTCAGACCGCCTGGAGGAACCTTCATGAAGATCGACATCGACTTCGAGCGCTGCTGCGGAGCCGGTCAGTGCGTCCTCGCCGCTCCGGAGGTCTTCGACCAGTCCGACGAGACCGGCCTGGTCATCCTGCTGGACATCGAGCCGGCCGACCATCTGCACGACGGCGTGCGCGAGGCGGCTCTCGCCTGCCCGGCGCAGTGCATCACCGTCCACGAGTGACCCACGGCCGGCGGCCGTCAGCGACCTGACCCACCTCCGCACCACCGATCAGAATCGAGGCGACTCCCATGCCGACCACCGCTGTTCGCTTCCCCTTCACCCGCACCCGGCCGTTCGACCTCGAGCCGGAGATCTCCGAGCTGAGGGAGAGCGCGTCGATCTCGCAGGCCGAGCTCTTCGACGGCAAGCTGGCGTGGCTGATCACCCGGTTCGACGACGTGATGGCCGTCTGCACGAACCCGGCCTTCAGCTCGGACACCACCAAGGACGGCTATCCGGAGGTCTTCGAGGGGCGCACCAGCAAGGCCGACAAGGAGAAGTCCCTCATCAGCATGGATCCGCCGGACCACGACGAGCTGCGGCGGATGCTGACGCGCTGGTTCACGGTGAAGCGGGCCGAGGCCATGCGCCCACGGATCCAGGCCCTGGTGGACGAGCTGATCGACGGCATGCTGGCCGAGGAGGGCCGGATCGACCTCGTGCAGGACTTCGCCCTGCCGATCCCCACCGCGGTGATCTGCTGGCTCCTGGGCGTTCCCGAGAAGGACCACCTGTTCTTCCAGGAGCGCTCGGG harbors:
- a CDS encoding SDR family oxidoreductase: MNTLVPGWTETDLVAPGAGFIDAKNYDKVREYTRRRTPVQRWGTREDMAAVAAFLADPSLTFHTGDTLVVDGAYTRF
- a CDS encoding ferredoxin, whose translation is MKIDIDFERCCGAGQCVLAAPEVFDQSDETGLVILLDIEPADHLHDGVREAALACPAQCITVHE
- a CDS encoding SDR family NAD(P)-dependent oxidoreductase — its product is MTSSDTAPHAHPAPAHDLTGRSVVVTGGNGGIGLGLAHGVARAGARVAIWGRNAAKNETALAELREAGLDATALVVDIQDEEQVCSAFADTVSALGRVDAFFANAGVPGDAVSFVDMTVEQWRSVVSINLDGTFLCLREAARHMVANGGGALVPVSSIMNFYGGARKEHYAASKAGIEALSRALAVELAPQGSG